In Streptomyces longhuiensis, the following proteins share a genomic window:
- a CDS encoding NAD+ synthase produces the protein MPQLRLALNQIDSTVGDLAGNAEAIIRWTKHSAEQGAHLVAFPEMVLTGYPVEDLALRESFVEASRRELAALAKRLADEGHGDLPVIVGYLDRSEKAQPKYGQPAGAPQNAAAVLHNGRVALTFAKHHLPNYGVFDEFRYFVPGDTMPVIRVRGIDVALAICEDLWQDGGRVPATRSAGAGLLISINASPYEQKKDDTRLDLVRKRAQEAGCTLAYVATIGGQDELVFDGDSIVVDTAGEVVARAPQFAEGCVVLDLELPAAEPDAPTGTVDDGLRIDHLTLSEDHVPAYEPELTGGYADRLDDDEEVYSALVVGLRAYAAKNGFRSVLIGLSGGIDSALTAAIACDALGAQNVYGIAMPSKYSSDHSKGDAAELADRTGLNFRTVPIEPMFDAYMGSLGLSGLAEENLQSRLRGTMLMAVSNQEGHIVLAPGNKSELAVGYSTLYGDSVGAYGPIKDVYKTSVFRLAEWRNRAAAERGQTPPIPENSITKPPSAELRPDQVDTDSLPDYPVLDAILEMYVDRDQGADAIVAAGFDADLVTKTLRMVDTAEYKRRQYPPGTKISAKGFGKDRRLPITNRWRESAQ, from the coding sequence GTGCCTCAACTACGTCTCGCCCTGAATCAGATCGACTCGACCGTCGGAGATCTCGCCGGGAACGCCGAGGCGATCATCCGCTGGACCAAGCACTCCGCCGAACAGGGAGCGCACCTGGTCGCGTTCCCCGAGATGGTCCTGACCGGCTACCCCGTGGAGGACCTCGCCCTGCGCGAGTCCTTCGTCGAGGCATCCCGCCGGGAACTGGCCGCGCTGGCCAAGCGACTGGCCGACGAGGGCCACGGCGACCTCCCCGTGATCGTCGGCTACCTGGACCGCTCGGAGAAGGCGCAGCCGAAGTACGGCCAGCCCGCCGGCGCCCCCCAGAACGCCGCCGCCGTCCTCCACAACGGCCGCGTGGCCCTGACGTTCGCCAAGCACCACCTCCCGAACTACGGCGTCTTCGACGAGTTCCGCTACTTCGTGCCGGGCGACACGATGCCCGTGATCCGCGTACGCGGAATCGACGTGGCGCTCGCCATCTGCGAGGACCTCTGGCAGGACGGCGGCCGCGTCCCGGCCACGCGCTCCGCCGGCGCCGGCCTCCTGATCTCGATCAACGCGTCGCCGTACGAGCAGAAGAAGGACGACACCCGTCTGGACCTGGTGCGCAAGCGCGCCCAGGAGGCGGGCTGCACGCTGGCGTACGTCGCCACGATCGGCGGCCAGGACGAGCTCGTCTTCGACGGCGACTCGATCGTGGTGGACACGGCGGGCGAAGTGGTGGCCAGGGCACCCCAGTTCGCGGAGGGCTGTGTGGTCCTGGACCTGGAGCTCCCGGCCGCGGAGCCGGACGCCCCGACGGGGACGGTCGACGACGGCCTGCGCATCGACCACCTGACGCTCTCCGAGGACCACGTCCCGGCGTACGAGCCGGAGCTGACCGGCGGCTACGCGGACCGCCTGGACGACGACGAGGAGGTCTACTCGGCACTGGTCGTGGGCCTGCGCGCCTACGCCGCGAAGAACGGTTTCCGCTCGGTGCTGATCGGCCTGTCGGGCGGTATCGACTCGGCGCTGACGGCGGCGATCGCGTGCGACGCGCTGGGCGCGCAGAACGTGTACGGCATCGCGATGCCGTCGAAGTACTCGTCGGACCACTCCAAGGGCGACGCGGCGGAGCTGGCCGACCGTACGGGGCTCAACTTCCGTACGGTCCCGATCGAGCCGATGTTCGACGCGTACATGGGGTCGCTGGGCCTGTCGGGCCTCGCGGAGGAGAACCTCCAGTCGAGGCTGCGCGGCACGATGCTGATGGCGGTCTCCAACCAGGAGGGCCACATCGTGCTCGCGCCGGGCAACAAGTCCGAGCTGGCGGTGGGCTATTCGACCCTGTACGGCGACTCGGTGGGCGCGTACGGCCCGATCAAGGACGTGTACAAGACGTCGGTCTTCCGGCTGGCCGAGTGGCGCAACCGGGCGGCGGCGGAGCGCGGCCAGACGCCCCCGATCCCGGAGAACTCGATCACGAAGCCGCCGAGCGCGGAACTGCGTCCGGACCAGGTGGACACGGACTCGCTGCCGGACTATCCGGTGCTGGACGCGATCCTGGAGATGTACGTGGACCGGGACCAGGGCGCGGACGCGATCGTGGCGGCCGGGTTCGACGCGGACCTGGTGACGAAGACGCTGCGGATGGTGGACACGGCGGAGTACAAGCGGCGCCAGTACCCGCCGGGCACGAAGATCTCGGCGAAGGGCTTCGGCAAGGACCGCCGCCTGCCGATCACGAACAGGTGGCGGGAGTCGGCGCAGTAG
- a CDS encoding MFS transporter, with protein MPLALLALAVGAFGIGTTEFVMMGLLPNVADDLHISIPSAGHLVSAYALGVVIGAPLLAALTARMPRRRVLVALMVLFVAGNAVSAAAPDYHLLMAARFVSGLPHGAFFGVGAVVATSLVAPERKARSVSLMFLGLTVANVIGVPIATLMGQQLGWRATFLAVSVIGLAAIAALLLLVPADHGHGETGGLRGELKALGSLPVWLSLGTTVAGFGALFAAYSYVTPMLTGTAGFAEAGVTLLLALFGVGATAGNLLGGRLADRSLRGTLFGGLVSLGVVLALFPVLMRAEWSAAVAVVLLGMAAFITGSPLQLMVMEKASAAPSLASSANQAAFNLANAGGAWIGGLALAAGFGLTSPAVAGAGLAVLGIGVAGVAYGVDVRRSRALVASASASSTSGHGLLVASHLPDVVPAPDAGEPTRRL; from the coding sequence ATGCCCCTGGCCCTGCTCGCCCTCGCCGTGGGCGCCTTCGGCATCGGCACCACCGAGTTCGTGATGATGGGCCTCCTGCCCAACGTCGCCGACGATCTGCACATCTCCATCCCCTCCGCCGGCCACCTCGTCTCCGCGTACGCCCTCGGCGTCGTCATCGGCGCCCCGCTCCTCGCCGCCCTCACCGCGCGCATGCCCCGCCGCCGCGTCCTCGTCGCGCTCATGGTGCTCTTCGTCGCCGGCAACGCCGTGTCCGCCGCCGCGCCCGACTACCACCTCCTGATGGCCGCGCGCTTCGTCAGCGGGCTGCCCCACGGCGCCTTCTTCGGCGTCGGCGCCGTCGTCGCCACCTCGCTCGTCGCGCCCGAGCGCAAGGCCCGGTCCGTGTCCCTGATGTTCCTCGGGCTCACCGTCGCCAACGTCATCGGCGTCCCCATCGCCACGCTCATGGGCCAGCAGCTCGGCTGGCGCGCCACGTTCCTCGCCGTCAGCGTCATCGGGCTCGCCGCGATAGCCGCACTCCTGCTGCTCGTTCCCGCCGACCACGGCCACGGTGAGACCGGCGGGCTGCGCGGTGAGCTCAAGGCCCTCGGTTCCCTGCCCGTGTGGCTCTCCCTCGGCACCACCGTCGCCGGGTTCGGCGCGCTCTTCGCCGCATACAGCTATGTGACGCCGATGCTCACCGGCACCGCCGGCTTCGCCGAGGCCGGCGTCACGCTGCTGCTCGCTCTGTTCGGCGTCGGCGCCACCGCCGGGAACCTGCTCGGCGGGCGGCTCGCCGACCGGTCCCTGCGCGGGACCCTGTTCGGTGGGCTCGTCTCGCTCGGTGTGGTGCTGGCGCTGTTCCCCGTGCTGATGCGTGCCGAGTGGAGCGCCGCCGTCGCTGTGGTGCTGCTCGGTATGGCCGCCTTCATCACGGGGTCGCCGCTCCAGCTCATGGTCATGGAGAAGGCCTCCGCCGCGCCCTCCCTGGCCTCCTCCGCCAACCAGGCCGCCTTCAACCTCGCCAACGCCGGCGGCGCCTGGATCGGCGGGCTCGCCCTCGCCGCCGGGTTCGGGCTCACGTCCCCCGCGGTCGCCGGGGCCGGGCTCGCCGTCCTCGGGATCGGGGTCGCCGGGGTTGCCTACGGGGTCGACGTGCGTCGCTCCCGGGCCCTTGTCGCTTCCGCTTCCGCTTCCTCCACGTCGGGGCATGGGCTCCTCGTGGCCTCGCATCTGCCCGATGTCGTTCCGGCTCCGGACGCGGGGGAGCCCACTCGTCGTCTGTGA
- a CDS encoding endonuclease/exonuclease/phosphatase family protein produces the protein MAQGFRTETGGGGSGHQPSRDPLRRLTGGWRDRGIWRRGAVLAVLAVLVALVMLFHAQIPNTLGNLGSLTETFLPWLGVFVPVLLVLAVVRKSATALIAVLVPGIVWLNLFGGLLTDKTASGGDLTVATHNVNAENPDPTGTADTIVASGAQVVALEELTSDAVPVYEKALAKTYPYHSVAGTVGLWSKYPLSATRPVDIQLGWTRALRTTVATPQGDVAVFVAHLPSVRVKLHAGFTASQRDTSADALGEAIADETLDKVILLGDLNGTMNDRALNGVTSQMRSTQGAAGSGFGFSWPASFPMARIDQIMVKGVEPVTSWTLPETGSDHLPIAAKVDLTRS, from the coding sequence ATGGCGCAGGGGTTCAGGACGGAAACGGGTGGCGGCGGCTCGGGGCACCAGCCTTCCAGAGACCCGCTGCGCCGCCTGACCGGCGGATGGCGTGACCGCGGGATCTGGCGCCGCGGGGCGGTCCTCGCGGTGCTGGCCGTGCTGGTCGCGCTCGTGATGCTCTTCCACGCCCAGATCCCCAACACCCTCGGAAACCTGGGCTCCCTCACCGAGACCTTCCTTCCCTGGCTCGGTGTGTTCGTGCCCGTCCTGCTCGTCCTGGCCGTCGTGCGGAAGTCCGCGACGGCCCTGATCGCGGTACTGGTCCCGGGCATCGTCTGGCTCAACCTCTTCGGCGGACTTCTCACCGACAAGACCGCGAGCGGCGGCGACCTCACCGTCGCCACGCACAACGTCAACGCGGAGAACCCCGACCCGACCGGCACCGCCGACACGATCGTCGCTTCCGGGGCGCAGGTCGTCGCCCTGGAGGAGCTGACGTCCGACGCCGTTCCCGTCTACGAGAAGGCGCTCGCGAAGACGTATCCGTACCACTCCGTCGCCGGCACCGTCGGGCTGTGGAGCAAGTACCCGCTGAGCGCGACGCGGCCCGTCGACATCCAGCTCGGCTGGACGCGCGCCCTGCGCACCACCGTCGCCACGCCCCAGGGTGACGTCGCCGTGTTCGTCGCGCACCTGCCGTCGGTCCGGGTCAAGCTGCACGCCGGCTTCACCGCCAGCCAGCGCGACACCTCCGCCGACGCGCTCGGTGAGGCCATCGCCGACGAGACGCTCGACAAGGTCATCCTGCTCGGCGACCTCAACGGCACGATGAACGACCGCGCGCTGAACGGCGTCACGTCCCAGATGCGCTCCACGCAGGGTGCCGCCGGCAGTGGCTTCGGGTTCAGCTGGCCCGCGTCGTTCCCCATGGCCCGTATCGACCAGATCATGGTCAAGGGTGTGGAGCCGGTCACGTCGTGGACCCTGCCCGAGACCGGCAGCGACCATCTGCCGATCGCGGCGAAGGTCGATCTCACCCGGTCCTGA
- a CDS encoding TetR/AcrR family transcriptional regulator — translation MDVDAGRAVRGRPRSEAVERAIVEGVLKLIEDGVPLTELSIERIARTAGVGKATIYRRWSGKEELFVEVLRIMEEPEPELPGISMRDDLITLLEHLRRRGVSLRSSALLHNVFAQMKSLPRLWDAYHATVIEPRRRVMFDVLRRGVENGELRADVDIELANDFIVGPMLLRTMIRPDAPLADDLSARIVDCALAGLRPPD, via the coding sequence GTGGACGTGGATGCGGGGCGCGCGGTGCGGGGGCGCCCGCGCAGCGAGGCCGTCGAGCGGGCCATCGTCGAGGGCGTCCTCAAGCTGATCGAGGACGGTGTCCCGCTCACGGAGCTGTCCATCGAGCGGATCGCCCGCACCGCCGGCGTCGGCAAGGCGACCATCTACCGGCGCTGGTCCGGCAAGGAGGAGCTCTTCGTCGAGGTCCTGCGCATCATGGAGGAGCCCGAGCCCGAACTGCCGGGCATCTCCATGCGCGACGACCTCATCACCCTCCTGGAGCACCTGCGCAGACGGGGCGTGTCCCTCCGCTCCTCGGCCCTGCTGCACAACGTCTTCGCGCAGATGAAGAGCCTGCCGAGGCTCTGGGACGCGTACCACGCCACCGTCATCGAGCCGCGCCGCCGCGTCATGTTCGACGTGCTGCGGCGCGGCGTCGAGAACGGTGAGCTGCGCGCCGACGTCGACATAGAGCTCGCCAACGACTTCATCGTCGGGCCGATGCTGCTGCGCACGATGATCCGGCCCGACGCGCCGCTCGCCGACGACCTCTCGGCGCGGATCGTCGACTGCGCGCTCGCCGGATTGCGGCCACCGGACTGA
- a CDS encoding MFS transporter codes for MTTPAVPAQPRIPEAVHRRRWAILGVLMLSLLIVVLDNSILNVAIKTISTPAPTGLGATQGELEWAINAYTLVFAGLLFTAGLLGDRLGRKKVLVGGLVVFGLGSALAAESGSPVQLIIFRAVMGIGAAFVMPATLAVLMNVFERDEQPKAIGIWAGGVGLAIAIGPITGGLLLDHFWWGSVFLVNVPIVIIAVVLMLAIVPDSRDPKPGRIDLVGVALSVVGLVLLVYGIIKGGQLADFTDPAVLLTSGAGLAVLVGFVLYEKRSDHPSIDISYFKNKVFSAAIAAIALVFFALMGVTFFSVFYTQSVRGYSPLQTGLLMLPLAAAQLIFAPRARLVVDRFGVRAVTTGGLVILAAMLAAFTILDADTPIWILEVIFFLMGMGMAHVMTPTSVVIMQALPREKAGSASALSNTFRQVGGALGIAVLGSVLSTAYRSGIEDKLGLLPAGLRHTAGESIEATLGIAAKLGPRGDALVGAANDSFLHAMHVTALCGAGIALVSAVVTVLFLPGRPPRATAEESTEETVGVSR; via the coding sequence ATGACCACTCCTGCCGTTCCCGCACAGCCGCGCATACCCGAGGCTGTGCACCGCCGTCGCTGGGCGATCCTCGGCGTGCTGATGCTCAGCCTGCTGATCGTCGTGCTCGACAACTCCATCCTGAACGTCGCGATCAAGACGATCTCGACCCCGGCCCCCACGGGCCTCGGCGCCACGCAGGGCGAGCTGGAGTGGGCGATCAACGCCTACACGCTGGTCTTCGCCGGACTGCTGTTCACCGCGGGTCTGCTCGGCGACCGGCTCGGGCGCAAGAAGGTGCTCGTCGGCGGCCTCGTCGTCTTCGGCCTCGGCTCCGCCCTCGCCGCCGAGTCCGGCTCGCCGGTCCAGCTCATCATCTTCCGGGCGGTCATGGGCATCGGCGCGGCCTTCGTGATGCCCGCGACGCTCGCCGTCCTCATGAACGTCTTCGAGCGCGACGAGCAGCCCAAGGCCATCGGCATCTGGGCGGGCGGCGTCGGTCTCGCCATCGCGATCGGCCCCATCACCGGAGGCCTGCTCCTCGACCACTTCTGGTGGGGCTCGGTCTTCCTGGTCAACGTGCCGATCGTGATCATCGCGGTCGTCCTGATGCTGGCCATCGTGCCCGACTCCCGCGACCCCAAGCCGGGCCGTATCGACCTGGTGGGCGTCGCTCTCTCCGTCGTCGGACTCGTCCTGCTCGTCTACGGCATCATCAAGGGCGGCCAGCTCGCCGACTTCACGGACCCCGCGGTCCTCCTGACCAGCGGGGCCGGACTCGCCGTCCTCGTCGGCTTCGTTCTGTACGAGAAGCGCAGCGACCACCCGTCGATCGACATCTCGTACTTCAAGAACAAGGTGTTCTCCGCGGCGATCGCCGCGATCGCGCTCGTCTTCTTCGCGCTGATGGGCGTCACCTTCTTCTCGGTCTTCTACACCCAGAGCGTGCGCGGCTACTCGCCGCTGCAGACCGGCCTCCTGATGCTGCCGCTCGCCGCCGCCCAGCTGATCTTCGCGCCGCGTGCCCGGCTCGTCGTCGACCGCTTCGGCGTGCGCGCCGTCACGACCGGCGGCCTGGTGATCCTCGCCGCGATGCTCGCCGCGTTCACGATCCTCGACGCGGACACGCCCATCTGGATCCTGGAGGTCATCTTCTTCCTCATGGGCATGGGCATGGCGCACGTCATGACCCCCACCAGCGTCGTCATCATGCAGGCCCTGCCGCGCGAGAAGGCGGGCTCCGCGTCGGCGCTCAGCAACACGTTCCGCCAGGTCGGTGGCGCCCTGGGTATCGCCGTACTCGGTTCCGTGCTGTCCACCGCGTACCGCAGCGGCATCGAGGACAAGCTCGGCCTGCTGCCCGCCGGACTGCGGCACACGGCCGGCGAGTCCATCGAGGCCACCCTCGGCATCGCGGCCAAGCTCGGCCCGCGCGGTGACGCGCTGGTCGGCGCGGCCAACGACTCCTTCCTGCACGCCATGCACGTGACCGCCCTGTGCGGGGCCGGGATCGCGCTGGTCAGCGCCGTCGTCACCGTCCTGTTCCTGCCGGGTCGCCCGCCGCGGGCGACGGCCGAGGAGAGCACCGAGGAGACCGTCGGGGTGAGTCGCTGA
- the panB gene encoding 3-methyl-2-oxobutanoate hydroxymethyltransferase, protein MTQLSAAQNTPDSSSKALYGGKSNRRITVRDITLAKERGEKWPMLTAYDAMTASVFDEAGIPVMLVGDSAGNCHLGYETTVPVTLDEMTMLSAAVVRGTKRALVVGDLPFGSYQEGPVQALRSATRLVKEAGVGAVKLEGGERSLPQTELLVQSGIPVMSHLGLTPQSVNTMGYRVQGRGDEDAHRLLRDAKAAQDAGAFAVVLELVPAELAAEVTRSLHIPTVGIGAGAECDAQVLVWTDMLGLTGGKMPRFVKQYADLRGVMGEAAKAFAQDVVGGTFPQEEHSVH, encoded by the coding sequence ATGACGCAGCTCTCGGCTGCCCAGAACACCCCCGACAGCAGCAGCAAGGCGCTGTACGGAGGCAAGAGCAACCGGCGCATCACGGTGCGCGACATCACGCTCGCCAAGGAACGCGGCGAGAAGTGGCCCATGCTCACGGCGTACGACGCGATGACCGCGTCCGTCTTCGACGAGGCCGGCATCCCGGTCATGCTCGTCGGCGACTCCGCGGGCAACTGTCACCTCGGGTACGAGACCACCGTGCCCGTCACCCTCGACGAGATGACGATGCTCTCGGCCGCCGTCGTACGGGGCACCAAGCGCGCCCTCGTCGTCGGCGACCTCCCCTTCGGCTCGTACCAGGAGGGTCCCGTACAGGCCCTGCGGTCCGCGACGCGCCTGGTCAAGGAGGCCGGGGTCGGCGCCGTGAAGCTGGAGGGCGGCGAGCGCTCCCTGCCCCAGACCGAGCTGCTCGTGCAGTCCGGCATCCCGGTCATGTCCCACCTGGGCCTCACCCCGCAGTCCGTGAACACGATGGGGTACCGCGTCCAGGGCCGCGGCGACGAGGACGCGCACCGACTGCTGCGTGACGCCAAGGCCGCGCAGGACGCCGGCGCGTTCGCCGTCGTCCTCGAACTGGTCCCGGCCGAGCTGGCCGCCGAGGTCACCCGGTCCCTGCACATCCCGACCGTCGGCATCGGCGCGGGCGCCGAGTGCGACGCCCAGGTCCTCGTCTGGACCGACATGCTCGGCCTCACCGGCGGCAAGATGCCGCGCTTCGTGAAGCAGTACGCGGATCTCCGCGGCGTCATGGGCGAGGCGGCGAAGGCCTTCGCGCAGGACGTGGTCGGCGGAACGTTCCCCCAGGAGGAGCACTCGGTCCACTGA